One genomic segment of Hymenobacter psoromatis includes these proteins:
- a CDS encoding Gfo/Idh/MocA family protein — protein MSQPRREFLQQVALAGAGALLPRVTWSASSYKRIIGANDRVRVGVVGFSDRHRNSHMPSFLQHYKALNFDIVGVSDIWSKRREEGAALWREKLGHPVAAYRNNDELYASKSVDAVFIGTADFQHALHAIEAVQAGCDAYVEKPFAETMADNRAALKAIRGSKQIVQIGSQRRSGDNYQAAERFIKSGKFGPITMVELTWNVNQPGRWRRPELVAQLREADTDWQRYLLNRPAEAYDPRKYLEYRLFWPYSSGLPGQWMSHQIDTVHWFTGLPHPRSVVANGGIYMWKDGRRNWDTLTAVFDYGPAADPSTGFQVTFASRMDNGDEHPAEIYYSNGGELNLNTNRVSPTGGLTQQHAEAMHLPANLLPEFSLASTDAAVASANTGGDVLTSNHIRNWMACVRSRQQPHAPVEAGYSHSIANIMTTAAAHTGLKATFDAQTQEVMVGGRVFQY, from the coding sequence ATGTCGCAGCCTCGTCGTGAGTTCCTTCAGCAAGTGGCCTTGGCCGGCGCGGGCGCTTTGCTACCCCGCGTTACGTGGTCGGCCAGCAGCTACAAGCGCATTATCGGGGCCAATGACCGGGTGCGGGTGGGGGTAGTGGGCTTCTCAGACCGCCACCGCAACTCGCACATGCCCAGCTTTTTGCAGCATTATAAAGCGCTGAACTTCGATATAGTGGGCGTATCCGACATCTGGAGTAAGCGCCGCGAGGAAGGCGCGGCCCTGTGGCGAGAAAAGCTCGGCCACCCCGTGGCCGCCTACCGCAACAACGACGAGCTATACGCCAGCAAAAGCGTGGATGCCGTGTTCATTGGCACCGCCGATTTTCAGCACGCGCTGCATGCCATCGAGGCCGTGCAGGCCGGCTGCGATGCCTACGTGGAGAAGCCCTTCGCCGAGACAATGGCCGATAATCGGGCCGCCCTAAAGGCTATTAGGGGCTCGAAGCAGATTGTGCAAATCGGCTCGCAACGCCGCAGTGGCGACAACTACCAAGCCGCTGAGCGATTCATTAAGTCGGGCAAATTCGGGCCTATCACAATGGTGGAACTGACCTGGAACGTGAACCAGCCCGGCCGCTGGCGCCGCCCCGAGCTGGTAGCCCAGCTCCGCGAGGCCGATACCGACTGGCAGCGCTACCTGCTTAACCGCCCTGCCGAAGCCTACGACCCGCGCAAGTACCTGGAATATCGGCTGTTCTGGCCTTACTCCTCGGGCCTGCCGGGTCAGTGGATGAGCCACCAGATTGACACCGTGCACTGGTTTACGGGCCTACCCCACCCGCGCAGCGTGGTGGCCAACGGCGGCATTTATATGTGGAAGGACGGGCGGCGCAACTGGGACACCCTCACGGCGGTGTTTGACTACGGCCCGGCCGCCGACCCAAGCACCGGCTTCCAGGTCACGTTTGCCTCGCGGATGGACAACGGCGATGAGCATCCGGCCGAAATATATTACTCCAACGGTGGCGAGCTGAACCTGAATACTAACCGCGTATCGCCCACTGGCGGCCTCACCCAGCAGCACGCCGAGGCCATGCACCTGCCAGCCAACCTGCTGCCCGAGTTCAGCCTGGCCAGTACCGATGCCGCAGTAGCTTCCGCCAATACCGGCGGCGACGTGCTCACCTCCAACCACATCCGCAACTGGATGGCGTGCGTGCGCAGCCGCCAGCAGCCCCACGCGCCCGTCGAGGCCGGCTACAGCCATTCCATCGCCAACATCATGACCACCGCTGCCGCTCACACCGGCCTCAAAGCCACCTTTGATGCCCAGACGCAGGAGGTAATGGTAGGGGGTAGGGTGTTCCAGTACTGA
- a CDS encoding DUF3109 family protein, producing the protein MIIIQNTVISDDVAENFFVCNLDACKGACCVEGDLGAPLELEELEILKNEYPKIEPFLTEAGKQAITAQGLYIEDWEGDYSTTTINDRECAYALYDERGILKCGIEQAYLAGATTFKKPISCHLYPIRVTKYEGFEALNYDRWDICSPACSFGAKLGVPVYKFLQEPLERKYGAAWYAELAREIEQPSV; encoded by the coding sequence ATGATTATTATCCAGAATACCGTTATCTCCGACGACGTGGCCGAAAACTTCTTCGTCTGCAACCTCGATGCCTGCAAAGGAGCCTGTTGCGTGGAGGGTGACCTCGGCGCGCCTCTGGAGCTGGAGGAATTGGAAATTCTCAAAAATGAGTACCCCAAAATTGAGCCTTTCCTGACCGAAGCCGGCAAGCAAGCCATTACGGCCCAAGGACTTTACATTGAAGACTGGGAGGGTGACTATAGCACGACCACGATTAATGACCGCGAGTGCGCCTACGCGCTCTACGACGAGCGAGGTATCCTAAAATGTGGCATTGAGCAGGCATATCTGGCTGGTGCGACGACTTTTAAGAAGCCCATCAGCTGCCATCTTTACCCCATCCGGGTGACGAAGTACGAGGGCTTTGAGGCGCTGAACTACGACCGCTGGGATATTTGCTCGCCGGCCTGCTCGTTTGGGGCTAAGCTGGGCGTGCCGGTGTATAAGTTTTTGCAGGAGCCGCTGGAGCGTAAGTACGGCGCGGCCTGGTACGCGGAGCTGGCGCGGGAGATTGAGCAGCCATCGGTATAA
- a CDS encoding ATP-dependent helicase, whose product MALDYHALLNPSQAAAVLQTEGPCMIIAGAGSGKTRVLTYRIAHLLEQGVDPFNILALTFTNKAAKEMRARIEKVVGPNAKNLWMGTFHSVFAKILRSEADKIGYPRSFTIYDTQDSRTLIGQIIKELELDDKLYKPATVLGRISAAKNKLVSVQQYLNDPVIKQDDEAAMRPKIGVLYQQYASRCLKAGAMDFDDLLFQTNVLFRDHADVLNKYQNKFKFVMVDEYQDTNYSQYLITRKLAAKERNICVVGDDAQSIYAFRGADITNILNFEKDYPELNVFKLEQNYRSTKNIVWAANSVIKNNQAQLRKDVFSANEEGNLIELIKAASDNEEGKLIAQSIYEDKMNQHLSYDNFAILYRTNAQSRAMEEALRKLNIRYKIVGGLSFYQRKEIKDLVAYLRLTVNPNDEQALRRVINYPKRGIGDTTISKLINAAEEANHTIWEVVSNADQFLPARVSNSVVGFAEKIKSYTAVAAKEDAFEAAKFIAKNSGMIEELYSDKSIEGLSRYENIQELLNGIKEYVDDHEREDKSLGAFLQDIALVTDSDLKDAAQEGEAVTMMTIHSAKGLEFRNVYIVGMEENLFPSQMMITSRADLEEERRLFYVAITRAEKKLTLSYATSRYQWGTLRSCEKSRFLDEIDPQYLNVKFASGPAVSDSPFQHVFERRSNLIATPPRKTVATKYVAPADFQPSDTSNLQPGQRVEHAKFGFGQVATLEKQNGTVKAIINFEEVGEKTLLLSFAKLRVL is encoded by the coding sequence ATGGCTTTAGATTATCACGCTCTCTTAAACCCCTCGCAGGCCGCCGCCGTGCTCCAAACGGAAGGCCCCTGCATGATTATCGCCGGCGCAGGCTCGGGCAAGACGCGGGTGCTTACCTACCGCATCGCCCACCTGCTGGAGCAGGGGGTAGACCCGTTCAACATCCTGGCCCTGACTTTCACCAACAAGGCCGCCAAGGAAATGCGCGCCCGCATTGAAAAAGTCGTCGGCCCCAATGCCAAAAACCTATGGATGGGCACTTTTCACTCGGTGTTCGCCAAAATTCTGCGCTCCGAGGCCGATAAAATCGGCTATCCGCGCTCGTTCACTATCTACGACACCCAGGACAGCCGCACACTCATCGGCCAGATTATAAAGGAGTTGGAGCTGGATGATAAGCTCTACAAGCCCGCTACGGTGCTCGGTCGCATCTCGGCGGCCAAGAATAAGCTCGTCTCGGTGCAGCAGTACCTCAACGACCCCGTTATTAAGCAAGATGACGAGGCGGCCATGCGACCCAAAATCGGGGTGCTCTACCAGCAGTACGCCTCCCGCTGCTTAAAGGCCGGCGCGATGGATTTCGACGACCTACTGTTTCAAACTAACGTCCTCTTCCGCGACCACGCCGACGTACTAAATAAATACCAGAACAAATTCAAATTTGTGATGGTAGACGAGTACCAAGACACCAATTATTCGCAGTATCTAATTACCCGCAAGTTGGCGGCCAAGGAGCGAAATATTTGCGTGGTAGGCGACGACGCGCAGAGTATTTATGCCTTCCGCGGCGCGGATATCACCAATATTCTCAATTTCGAGAAAGACTATCCTGAGCTGAACGTATTTAAGCTCGAACAGAATTACCGGTCTACTAAGAATATTGTGTGGGCCGCTAATTCGGTGATTAAAAATAACCAGGCGCAATTACGTAAAGACGTTTTTTCAGCTAACGAGGAGGGCAATTTAATTGAGTTGATTAAAGCCGCCTCCGACAACGAGGAAGGCAAATTAATTGCCCAGTCTATTTACGAGGACAAGATGAATCAGCATCTTTCCTACGATAATTTTGCCATTCTTTACCGCACCAACGCCCAAAGCCGGGCAATGGAAGAAGCGCTGCGCAAATTAAATATCCGCTATAAAATTGTGGGTGGCCTGAGCTTTTATCAGCGCAAGGAAATCAAGGATTTAGTGGCTTATTTGCGCCTCACGGTGAACCCGAATGACGAGCAAGCGCTACGCCGGGTAATTAATTATCCGAAGCGCGGCATCGGCGACACTACGATTAGCAAATTAATTAACGCGGCTGAGGAAGCCAACCACACTATCTGGGAAGTGGTGAGCAATGCTGACCAGTTTTTGCCGGCGCGGGTGAGCAATTCGGTGGTGGGCTTCGCCGAAAAAATCAAGAGCTATACCGCCGTAGCGGCCAAAGAAGATGCCTTTGAAGCGGCGAAATTCATCGCTAAAAACTCGGGTATGATTGAGGAGTTGTACTCCGATAAAAGTATTGAGGGCTTGTCGCGCTACGAGAACATTCAGGAGTTGCTCAACGGCATCAAGGAATACGTGGACGACCATGAGCGCGAAGACAAGTCGCTGGGCGCGTTTTTGCAGGATATCGCGCTCGTTACCGATTCTGACTTGAAGGACGCGGCTCAGGAAGGCGAGGCCGTGACGATGATGACTATTCACTCGGCTAAAGGCCTGGAATTCCGTAACGTATACATCGTGGGCATGGAGGAAAACCTCTTTCCGAGTCAGATGATGATAACCTCGCGGGCCGACCTGGAGGAAGAGCGTCGGTTGTTTTACGTAGCTATTACCCGTGCCGAGAAAAAGCTGACGCTCAGCTACGCCACCTCGCGCTACCAGTGGGGCACCCTGCGCTCGTGCGAGAAGTCGCGCTTCCTAGATGAGATTGACCCCCAATATCTTAACGTAAAATTTGCGTCCGGCCCGGCGGTGAGCGATTCGCCGTTTCAGCACGTTTTCGAGCGCCGCTCAAACCTGATTGCTACCCCCCCGCGTAAGACGGTAGCCACCAAGTACGTGGCCCCGGCCGACTTTCAACCCTCCGACACGAGTAACTTGCAGCCCGGCCAGCGCGTGGAGCACGCCAAATTCGGGTTTGGCCAGGTCGCTACCCTGGAAAAACAGAACGGCACCGTGAAGGCGATTATTAATTTTGAGGAAGTGGGCGAAAAAACGCTGCTCCTGAGCTTTGCGAAACTGCGCGTGTTATAA
- a CDS encoding DUF4290 domain-containing protein, with product MTPTPPLPFHLQLLVREYGQSTYQLIQGLAQIEDVTERTRRAAGIVQLMLRLRPSLREVPEIQTRLWNHLHALAGTEVALDAPVPLAPPRLYQAKPQRVEYPRQAPKLKAYGRGVEALIAKALTLPDAAEREQAATQIGRTMKFLYRQHNKENAKDVTIIRHLAELSGGQLKLDAQLIADQGLFELPAATAPTVAPARTTGGQPGGSSRFEGSRERRADRPEGGGNGNGKKRDKKRSKKFRSEAQQPPQ from the coding sequence ATGACCCCTACCCCCCCCCTACCCTTTCACCTGCAACTGCTGGTGCGTGAATATGGGCAAAGCACCTACCAACTTATTCAGGGCCTGGCCCAGATTGAGGACGTGACCGAGCGCACGCGCCGCGCCGCTGGCATCGTGCAGCTGATGCTGCGCCTGCGCCCCAGCCTGCGCGAGGTGCCGGAGATTCAGACGCGCCTCTGGAACCACCTGCACGCGCTCGCGGGCACTGAGGTGGCCCTCGACGCGCCCGTGCCCCTCGCGCCGCCGCGCCTCTACCAGGCCAAGCCCCAACGCGTAGAGTACCCGCGCCAGGCCCCCAAGCTGAAGGCCTACGGCCGCGGCGTGGAAGCGCTCATTGCCAAAGCATTGACCTTACCCGATGCTGCCGAGCGCGAGCAGGCCGCCACCCAGATTGGCCGCACGATGAAATTTCTATACCGCCAGCACAACAAGGAAAATGCCAAGGACGTGACCATCATCCGGCACCTAGCCGAGCTATCGGGCGGGCAGTTGAAGCTGGATGCGCAGCTCATAGCCGACCAGGGCTTGTTTGAGCTACCGGCAGCAACCGCGCCAACCGTCGCACCGGCCCGCACCACCGGCGGCCAGCCGGGGGGTAGCAGCCGCTTTGAGGGCAGCCGCGAGCGTCGCGCCGACCGCCCCGAAGGCGGCGGTAATGGTAACGGTAAAAAGCGCGATAAGAAGCGCAGCAAGAAATTTCGCTCCGAGGCTCAGCAGCCGCCGCAGTAG
- the murA gene encoding UDP-N-acetylglucosamine 1-carboxyvinyltransferase encodes MAAFEVRGGRKLHGEIIPQGAKNEALQILCAVLLSAEPITISNVPNIRDVNKLIELLRDLGVKVGQLAPDTYIFQAEDVRLDYLDTPEFVAQARELRGSVMILGPLLARYGRAQLPKPGGDKIGRRPLDTHFVGLEKLGAHLTLEGPDFYRLTVPGGKLQGTSMLLDEASVTGTANILMAAVLAEGTTSIYNAACEPYLQQLCRMLVRMGATIQGIGSNLLTIEGVAVLGGTEHRMLPDMIEIGSFIGLAAMTGSEITIKDCQIPELGIIPDTFRKLGIQLEFRGDDIHIPAQDHYQIGTYLDGSILTVSDHTWPGFTPDLLSIILVIATQARGTVLIHQKMFESRLFFVDKLIDMGAQIILCDPHRATVIGLDKRAALRGITMTSPDIRAGVALLIAALSAEGKSTILNVEQIDRGYQNIDERLNALGADIRRV; translated from the coding sequence ATGGCTGCTTTTGAAGTACGCGGTGGGCGTAAGCTGCACGGAGAAATAATTCCCCAAGGCGCTAAAAATGAGGCGCTTCAGATTTTATGCGCGGTGTTGTTGAGCGCCGAGCCCATTACCATCAGCAACGTGCCCAACATCCGGGACGTCAACAAGCTCATTGAGTTACTGCGCGACCTGGGGGTGAAAGTAGGCCAGCTGGCTCCCGACACCTATATTTTTCAGGCCGAGGATGTGCGCCTCGACTACTTGGATACGCCCGAATTTGTGGCCCAGGCCCGCGAGCTGCGCGGCTCGGTTATGATACTCGGCCCCCTGCTGGCGCGCTATGGCCGCGCCCAGCTGCCCAAGCCCGGCGGTGATAAAATTGGGCGCCGGCCACTCGATACGCACTTCGTGGGCCTCGAAAAGCTAGGTGCGCACCTCACGCTGGAAGGACCCGACTTTTACCGCCTCACCGTGCCCGGTGGTAAGCTACAGGGCACCTCCATGCTGCTCGACGAGGCCAGTGTGACCGGCACTGCCAACATCCTGATGGCCGCCGTGCTGGCCGAGGGTACTACCAGCATCTACAACGCAGCCTGCGAGCCCTATCTGCAGCAGCTCTGCCGCATGCTGGTGCGCATGGGCGCTACTATTCAAGGTATTGGCTCCAACCTACTCACTATTGAGGGGGTAGCCGTCCTTGGGGGCACCGAGCACCGCATGCTACCTGATATGATTGAAATCGGCTCTTTCATCGGCCTGGCGGCCATGACGGGCTCCGAGATTACTATCAAAGACTGCCAGATTCCGGAGCTGGGAATTATTCCCGACACCTTCCGCAAGCTGGGTATCCAACTGGAATTTCGCGGCGATGATATTCATATTCCGGCCCAGGACCACTACCAGATTGGCACCTACCTCGATGGCTCCATCCTTACGGTGAGCGACCACACTTGGCCGGGCTTCACGCCTGATTTGCTGAGCATTATTCTCGTTATCGCCACTCAGGCGCGGGGCACAGTGCTCATTCACCAGAAGATGTTTGAGTCGCGCCTATTTTTTGTTGATAAGCTCATCGACATGGGCGCGCAGATTATCCTCTGCGACCCGCACCGCGCCACCGTTATTGGCTTGGACAAGCGCGCCGCCTTGCGCGGCATCACCATGACCTCGCCCGACATCCGGGCCGGCGTGGCGCTGCTCATTGCAGCGCTCAGCGCCGAAGGCAAGAGCACCATCCTCAATGTGGAGCAGATTGACCGGGGCTACCAAAATATTGACGAGCGCCTGAATGCCCTGGGAGCGGATATTCGCCGGGTGTAG
- a CDS encoding DUF4349 domain-containing protein → MKIIAAIFLGLTLLVQTGCSHQPAAGEVAATTDSATSKAAPAGPEAVASSSAAPLPPPALVAAATSRLLIYQADVRLKTAAMPRATASLDSLVRRSGGYLSAANETHIDGEWREESTIRVPPGQFQALLSGLADLGTVEEKKLTTTDVTAEHADVAARLQAKRAVERQYTALLTRAQKIKDILAIEEKLGEVREEIEATESRFNILNDEVAYSTITLTLYQPVPQTVPDAPIISLGSRTVEAFYGGWQLFISLLLGTLTLWPLVLVAGISGWWLWRRRKDNPKPQPPKTQAPG, encoded by the coding sequence ATGAAGATAATAGCTGCCATATTTTTGGGGCTAACGCTACTCGTGCAAACCGGGTGCAGCCACCAGCCGGCAGCCGGCGAGGTAGCCGCAACCACTGATTCGGCCACGTCAAAAGCTGCCCCTGCCGGGCCCGAAGCAGTAGCAAGCAGTAGTGCAGCCCCCCTACCCCCGCCCGCCCTGGTGGCCGCAGCCACCTCGCGCCTGCTCATCTACCAGGCCGATGTGCGCCTCAAAACGGCTGCCATGCCCCGCGCCACGGCCAGCCTCGATAGCCTGGTACGGCGTAGCGGTGGCTACCTGAGTGCCGCTAACGAAACCCACATCGACGGCGAGTGGCGAGAGGAAAGTACCATTCGGGTACCCCCTGGCCAGTTTCAGGCACTGCTGAGTGGCCTGGCGGACTTGGGCACCGTAGAAGAGAAGAAGCTCACTACCACTGATGTCACGGCCGAGCACGCCGATGTGGCGGCTCGCCTGCAAGCCAAGCGCGCCGTAGAGCGCCAATACACGGCGCTACTCACCAGAGCCCAGAAAATTAAAGATATCCTTGCTATTGAGGAGAAGCTAGGCGAGGTGCGCGAAGAAATCGAAGCCACCGAAAGCCGATTCAACATCCTGAACGACGAGGTAGCGTATTCTACCATTACGCTCACGCTGTACCAGCCTGTACCCCAAACCGTACCCGATGCGCCCATCATATCATTGGGGAGCCGCACCGTGGAGGCTTTTTACGGTGGCTGGCAGCTCTTTATTTCCCTGCTTTTGGGCACGCTTACGCTGTGGCCACTGGTGCTGGTGGCTGGCATAAGCGGCTGGTGGCTGTGGCGCCGACGGAAAGATAATCCGAAGCCACAGCCACCAAAAACGCAAGCTCCGGGCTAA
- a CDS encoding phage holin family protein has translation MGKILIKFILTAVLTYGLAQLLPNVRLDGVGSAAVLVIVMGLLNATVKPILKIIGFPITVLTLGIFLLVINVIIVKLADYLMNSFSVTGFVSTLIFSLALSLVTIIVDMVVE, from the coding sequence ATGGGTAAAATACTTATCAAATTCATTCTGACGGCCGTGCTCACCTATGGCCTGGCGCAGCTACTGCCCAACGTGCGCCTAGATGGCGTAGGTAGCGCCGCCGTGCTGGTCATTGTTATGGGGCTGCTTAATGCAACGGTAAAGCCTATTCTGAAAATAATCGGCTTTCCAATTACGGTGCTTACACTGGGTATCTTCCTCCTGGTTATCAACGTTATCATCGTCAAGCTGGCTGACTACCTGATGAATAGCTTCTCAGTAACGGGCTTTGTGAGCACGCTAATTTTTAGCTTGGCCTTGTCGCTGGTAACTATCATCGTGGATATGGTAGTGGAGTAG
- a CDS encoding agmatinase family protein: protein MLTSSLEQKIANFDPNALGDAAGGLFGLPFTPEEAQVVVVPVPWEVTVSYRAGTAEGPAAIREASLQVDLYDSDLPDAWKLGLAMEEPDETIAQISRDLRPIAADYIGWLEAGQPTAGAAEHDTAAARVTAGGDQLLQWLKAKTGALLDADKAVAVLGGDHSTPLGFLHALAERHPDGFGILQIDAHCDLRPAYEGFRYSHASIMYNALELPAVKKLVQVGIRDMCQQEADFIERSVGRVAIFGQRFMSEEKFAKKSWKKVCGKIIAQLPQKVYLSFDIDGLDPKLCPGTGTPVPGGLEFEEAVYLLRAIVRSGRTIIGLDLNEVAPGDTEWNAIVGARLLYQLCNWMAVSQGRLAAKGLGATEEINAKKGKGAK, encoded by the coding sequence GTGCTTACTTCCTCACTCGAACAAAAAATAGCCAATTTTGACCCTAATGCGCTCGGTGATGCCGCCGGGGGGCTGTTCGGCCTACCCTTTACGCCCGAAGAAGCACAGGTTGTCGTGGTCCCCGTGCCTTGGGAAGTAACCGTGAGCTACCGGGCGGGCACCGCTGAGGGGCCCGCCGCCATTCGCGAGGCTTCGCTGCAGGTAGACCTTTACGACTCTGACCTGCCCGATGCCTGGAAACTGGGCCTAGCGATGGAGGAGCCCGACGAAACCATTGCCCAAATCAGTCGCGACCTGCGCCCCATTGCGGCCGACTACATTGGCTGGCTCGAAGCGGGCCAGCCGACGGCCGGCGCGGCCGAGCACGACACCGCGGCCGCCCGCGTCACGGCTGGGGGCGACCAGCTTTTGCAATGGCTGAAGGCTAAAACCGGCGCGCTGCTCGATGCTGACAAGGCCGTAGCCGTGCTGGGCGGTGACCACAGCACACCGCTGGGCTTTTTGCACGCGCTGGCCGAGCGCCACCCCGATGGCTTCGGCATTCTGCAAATCGACGCGCACTGCGACCTGCGGCCGGCTTATGAGGGCTTTCGGTACTCGCACGCCAGCATCATGTACAACGCGCTGGAGCTACCGGCGGTGAAAAAGCTGGTGCAGGTTGGCATTCGGGATATGTGCCAGCAGGAGGCCGACTTTATCGAGCGCTCGGTGGGTAGGGTAGCTATTTTTGGCCAGCGGTTTATGAGCGAGGAAAAATTCGCCAAGAAATCGTGGAAGAAAGTATGTGGCAAGATTATCGCCCAGCTACCCCAGAAAGTATACCTCAGCTTCGATATCGATGGCCTCGACCCCAAGCTGTGCCCTGGCACCGGCACGCCCGTGCCCGGCGGCCTGGAGTTTGAAGAGGCTGTGTACCTGCTGCGCGCAATCGTGCGCTCGGGGCGTACTATTATCGGCTTGGACCTCAACGAAGTAGCCCCCGGCGATACGGAGTGGAACGCGATTGTAGGCGCCCGCCTGCTCTACCAGCTTTGTAACTGGATGGCTGTGTCGCAGGGCCGCCTCGCGGCCAAAGGCCTGGGAGCTACTGAAGAAATTAATGCCAAGAAGGGTAAAGGCGCTAAGTAA
- a CDS encoding chemotaxis protein CheC: MNELERDIIREILNIGLARAADSFAVIAQERVLLEVPNLDLLPSASIIERVREYQTRYVAIQSDIRGDFNGSTFMFFSGQHIQRLSRVCLRMQVTDSLQLTELQESLLLEISNIITGALVTQLANILKANIYGAPPKAPTGDLATALHSLLPDPDALQPLIFSVITQFSDKENSVELPLMLFFDRATFEKILEIIRTYDFLGKTQSAA; this comes from the coding sequence ATGAATGAGTTAGAACGCGACATCATTCGCGAAATTCTGAATATTGGACTGGCGCGCGCGGCTGACAGCTTTGCGGTTATTGCCCAGGAGCGGGTGTTGCTGGAAGTACCTAACCTCGACCTGCTGCCCAGCGCCAGTATTATTGAGCGCGTGCGCGAATATCAGACGCGCTACGTAGCCATTCAGAGCGACATTCGGGGTGATTTCAACGGCTCAACCTTCATGTTCTTTTCGGGGCAGCATATCCAGCGGCTGTCGCGGGTGTGCCTGCGAATGCAGGTCACGGACTCGCTGCAACTCACGGAGCTGCAAGAATCGCTACTACTCGAAATCAGCAATATTATTACGGGAGCTTTGGTAACCCAATTGGCTAACATTCTGAAAGCCAATATCTATGGTGCCCCCCCCAAAGCTCCAACCGGCGACTTGGCTACGGCCTTGCACAGCCTGCTCCCCGACCCCGATGCACTTCAGCCCCTTATTTTTTCCGTTATTACCCAGTTCTCTGACAAGGAAAATTCGGTTGAGCTGCCACTGATGCTGTTTTTTGACCGGGCTACGTTCGAAAAAATCCTGGAGATTATCCGCACATATGACTTTTTGGGCAAGACTCAATCGGCCGCATAG